A window of the Lepisosteus oculatus isolate fLepOcu1 chromosome 14, fLepOcu1.hap2, whole genome shotgun sequence genome harbors these coding sequences:
- the LOC138243322 gene encoding C-type mannose receptor 2-like produces MGVKGERDRLEMGVREERDRRIRTQSQEPRRAFASERICRDGEEGAGASLPDSALSSWIRPHQEVLLCGLTPDLASVNSTADMDTVLNTTNLPSGIAWIGLYRDCRESWRWSGGEVVTFTHWRSQLPCAVLNAVGFWEERDCSEEVYFICESQGGAQQYSLIRENKTFAAAQRHCRESCSELPLVDSVGESEQIRTTAQGHAVWIALLQDGWEWSDGRRSGFRNWSPGQHNGGGALYMEIYLKDNVNTNNNKRGGWNDAGGTYPSPFFCYTGESSPDRLSQSPRQ; encoded by the exons ATGGGGgtgaaaggagagagagacaggttagagatgggggtgagagaggagagagacag GAGGATTCGAACCCAGAGCCAGGAGCCACGCCGCGCCTTCGCCTCTGAGCGGATCTGCCGGGATGGAGAGGAAGGGGCTGGTGCTTCTCTTCCTGACAG TGCTCTGTCCTCCTGGATCCGGCCTCATCAGGAAGTTCTACTTTGTGGACTCACCCCTGACCTGGCCTCCGTCAACAGCACAGCAGACATGGACACAGTCCTCAACACCACTAACCTGCCCAGTGGCATAGCCTGGATAGGCCTGTACCGAGACTGCAGAGAGAGCTGGCGGTGGTCTGGCGGAGAGGTCGTGACCTTCACCCACTGGAGGAGTCAGCTCCCCTGTGCTGTTCTCAATGCAGTGGGATTCTGGGAGGAGAGAGACTGCAGCGAGGAGGTCTACTTCATATGTGAGAGTCAAG GTGGGGCCCAGCAGTACAGCCTGATCAGGGAAAACAAGACCTTCGCTGCAGCCCAGAGACACTGCAGAGAGAGCTGCTCCGAGCTGCCCCTGGTGGACAGTGTGGGAGAGTCTGAACAGATCAGGACGACGGCGCAGGGACACGCTGTCTGGATCGCTCTGCTCCAGGACGGCTGGGAGTGGTCTGACGGGAGGCGCTCTGGGTTTCGCAACTGGAGTCCTGGGCAGCACAATGGAGGAGGAGCCTTGTACATGGAGATCTATTTAAAAGATAAcgtaaatacaaataataataaaagaggtGGCTGGAACGATGCAGGTGGAACATATCCCAGCCCCTTCTTCTGCTACACTGGTGAGTCCAGCCCTGACAGACTGTCCCAGAGCCCCAGGCAGTAG
- the LOC138243323 gene encoding trichohyalin-like, whose translation MSLEVEKISDRKWSENTGRCVGNPEGLEERQQQRETELRQQQRETELRQEQEERQRQQQREAELRQELEERQRQQQREAELRQELEEIQRQQQRVAELRQELEEKQQQREAELRQELEEKQQQREAELRQELEEKQQQREAELRQELEERQQQRETKLRQELEERQRQQQREAELRQELEERQQQREAELRQELEEIQQRRQKKWARPRQRREEGAPDSAQLGPKLRIQYKPPRRVSRRSGTEGTGPDSGHVPHGAQQPDSREASRCSLQ comes from the exons ATGTCACTCG AAGTAGAGAAGATCAGCGACCGAAAATGGTCGGAGAACACGGGTAGGTGTGTCGGGAACCCCGAG GGACTGGAGgagaggcagcagcagagggagacagagctgaggcagcagcagagggagacagagctgaggcaggagcaggaggagagacagagacagcagcagagggaggcagagctgaggcaggagctggaggagaggcagaggcagcagcagagggaggcagagctgaggcaggagctggaggagatacagaggcagcagcagagggtggcagagctgaggcaggagctggaggagaagcagcagcagagggaggcagagctgaggcaggagctggaggagaagcagcagcagagggaggcagagctgaggcaggagctggaggagaagcagcagcagagggaggcagagctgaggcaggagttggaggagaggcagcagcagagggagacaaaactgaggcaggagctggaggagagacagaggcagcagcagagggaggcagagctgaggcaggagctggaggagaggcagcagcagagggaggcagagctgaggcaggagctggaggagatacAGCAAAGGAGGCAGAAGAAATGGGCCCGGCCGAGgcagaggagagaggaaggcGCGCCGGACTCCGCCCAGCTCGGCCCGAAGCTGAGAATCCAGTACAAGCCTCCGCGCCGTGTTTCCCGCC GATCTGGGACCGAAGGGACCGGGCCGGACTCGGGACACGTCCCGCACGGAGCGCAGCAGCCGGACAGCAGAGAAGCATCGCGCTGCAGCCTGCAGTAG